One window of the Rosa rugosa chromosome 3, drRosRugo1.1, whole genome shotgun sequence genome contains the following:
- the LOC133738688 gene encoding pentatricopeptide repeat-containing protein At4g33990-like encodes MFSLLPTCKGRRACKSFPSLRVCYQFFSSATNSLPSVSDGFGTEKKRTDFGLLFQSCTKLHHAKCLHAFLVVSGKAQDIIFSSRLVNRYAYLGDVSFSRRTFDSMPRKDVYTWNSMVSAYVRSGRFREAVDCFSDFLLTPGLRPDFYTFPPVLKACGNLNVGKKIHCWLIKLGLEWDVFVAASLIHMYSRFGFISVAHKLFDEMPFRDMGCWNAMISGFCQNGNAADALDVLIEMRSEGVKMDPVTVASLLTACAQSDDSLSGMLIHLYVIKHGLEFDLFVCNALINMYAKFGCLGQAHRVFYEMHVRDLVSWNSIITANEQNDEPMTALGFLNRMQLSGVKPDWLTLVSLASIIAQLNDAEMSRSVHGFILRRDWFKEDVVIGNAVVDMYAKLGAIDSARTVFEGLPVKDVVSWNTLITGYTQNGLASEANEVYCMMQECKEIIPNQGSWVSILPAYTHLGALQQGMRIHGRVIKNCLYLDVFVGTCLIDMYGKCGRLDDALSLFYQVPRMSSVTWNAMISCLGVHGHGGKAVKLFKDMIDEGVKPDHVTFVSLMAACSHSGLVNEGELYFHIMQKEYGIKPGLKHYGCMVDLLGRAGHLDKAYSFIKTMPVQPDASVWGALLGACRIHGNAELGKIASEGLFEVDSENVGYYVLLSNIYATTGKWEGVDKVRSMARNRRLRKTPGWSSIEVNNKVDVFYTGNQTHPLCEQIYQKLRELTEKMKSLGYVPDFSFVLQDVEDDEKEHILMSHSERLAIAFGIISTPPKTPIRIFKNLRVCGDCHNVTKLISVITEREIIVRDSNRFHHFKDGTCSCGDYW; translated from the exons ATGTTCAG TTTGTTGCCCACCTGCAAAGGTAGGCGTGCTTGCAAAAGTTTCCCCTCACTGCGAGTCTGTTACCAATTCTTCTCATCAGCTACTAATTCATTGCCTTCTGTATCGGATGGCTTTGGAACTGAGAAAAAAAGAACTGATTTCGGTCTTCTATTTCAATCCTGCACAAAACTTCACCATGCGAAGTGTCTCCATGCTTTTCTTGTGGTGTCAGGAAAAGCTCAAGATATTATTTTTTCCTCCAGGCTAGTCAATCGGTATGCCTACCTTGGTGATGTTTCATTCTCACGCCGCACTTTTGATTCAATGCCTAGAAAGGATGTCTATACCTGGAATTCAATGGTGTCTGCATATGTTCGCAGTGGACGTTTCCGAGAAGCTGTAGACTGTTTCTCTGATTTTTTGTTGACCCCTGGTCTGCGACCTGATTTCTACACTTTTCCTCCTGTCTTGAAAGCGTGTGGGAATCTAAATGTTGGGAAGAAGATACACTGTTGGCTTATAAAGCTGGGTTTGGAATGGGATGTCTTTGTGGCTGCTTCCTTGATCCATATGTATTCACGGTTTGGATTTATTAGCGTTGCTCATaaattgtttgatgagatgCCATTCCGGGATATGGGTTGTTGGAATGCaatgatttctgggttttgtcagAATGGGAATGCAGCAGATGCATTAGATGTCTTGATTGAAATGAGATCGGAGGGTGTAAAGATGGATCCTGTAACTGTTGCAAGTCTACTGACTGCTTGTGCACAATCAGATGATTCCTTAAGTGGAATGCTGATTCATTTGTATGTCATAAAGCATGGACTAGAGTTTGATCTGTTCGTATGCAATGCCTTGATTAACATGTATGCTAAATTTGGTTGCTTGGGACAAGCACACAGGGTTTTTTATGAAATGCATGTAAGAGATTTGGTGTCATGGAACTCAATAATTACTGCAAATGAGCAGAATGATGAGCCGATGACTGCACTTGGATTCTTGAACAGGATGCAACTATCTGGAGTTAAGCCTGATTGGTTAACACTAGTGAGTTTGGCTTCCATTATAGCTCAATTAAATGATGCTGAAATGAGTAGGTCTGTTCATGGATTCATTTTGAGGAGAGATTGGTTCAAGGAAGATGTTGTTATTGGAAATGCAGTTGTGGACATGTATGCAAAGTTGGGTGCTATAGATTCCGCACGTACTGTTTTTGAAGGACTTCCTGTCAAGGATGTGGTTTCATGGAATACTTTGATCACAGGTTACACTCAAAATGGTCTTGCAAGTGAGGCGAATGAAGTGTACTGTATGATGCAAGAGTGCaaagaaataattccaaaccAAGGAAGTTGGGTTAGCATTCTACCAGCATATACCCATTTAGGGGCCTTGCAACAAGGGATGAGAATTCATGGGCGGGTGATCAAGAACTGTCTCTACTTGGATGTATTTGTGGGTACCTGCTTGATTGACATGTATGGAAAATGTGGGAGACTAGATGATGCATTATCATTATTCTACCAAGTGCCCAGAATGAGTTCAGTCACTTGGAATGCCATGATTTCCTGTCTTGGAGTTCATGGGCatggtgggaaagctgtgaAGCTATTCAAAGATATGATAGATGAGGGGGTCAAGCCAGATCATGTAACCTTTGTATCTCTAATGGCAGCTTGTAGTCATTCAGGTTTGGTCAATGAGGGTGAATTGTACTTTCATATAATGCAGAAAGAGTATGGAATCAAGCCTGGTTTAAAGCACTACGGCTGCATGGTAGATTTACTTGGCAGAGCTGGGCATTTAGACAAGGCATATAGTTTTATTAAGACTATGCCTGTACAGCCTGATGCTTCTGTTTGGGGGGCACTACTTGGTGCTTGTAGAATACATGGGAATGCTGAATTGGGGAAAATTGCTTCAGAAGGCTTGTTTGAAGTTGATTCGGAGAATGTGGGCTACTATGTTTTGTTGTCAAATATATACGCAACAACTGGGAAATGGGAAGGTGTGGATAAAGTGAGATCTATGGCTAGAAACCGCAGACTGAGGAAGACTCCCGGGTGGAGCTCAATAGAAGTTAACAATAAAGTTGATGTGTTTTATACTGGAAACCAAACGCATCCATTATGCGAACAGATATACCAGAAGTTGAGGGAACTAACTGAGAAAATGAAGAGCCTTGGTTATGTTCCGGACTTCAGCTTTGTGTTGCAGGACGTCGAGGATGACGAGAAAGAGCATATCCTCATGAGTCATAGTGAGAGATTGGcgattgcttttggaatcattAGCACGCCTCCTAAAACTCCCATTCGGATCTTCAAGAACCTGAGGGTTTGCGGTGATTGCCACAATGTGACGAAACTCATATCAGTAATTACGGAGAGGGAGATCATTGTGAGGGATTCAAACCGTTTCCACCATTTCAAGGATGGAACTTGCTCTTGTGGGGATTATTGGTGA
- the LOC133735223 gene encoding receptor-like protein 7 — MIKTSIMGLSLSLWTSLMLSKRVILFMFHILVIANSLHSLQQPSSSCHDDESFALLQFKQSFVINESASVGEGAYPKVLSWKPAAAKGCCSWDGVECDEKTGHVIGLDLSSSCLSGSISSNNTLFHLVYLQSLNLADNDFNQSKIPTTIRNFPMLRYLNLSGSFFSGQIPSEISHLPKLLSLDLSFNSYRSNGERSLKLNQSDLRRLVQNSTSLEKLHLSSVIISAPLPDSLANLSFLTSLLLEYCQLLGEFPVILFKLQSLKFLNIESNPDLTGFLPPFEQTSPLMSLRVSRTRFSGYFPFSIEKLDSLNEFVASRCNFSGLLPSSLGNLRRLVYLDLSNNTLTGSIPASLATLTQLSYLLLDNNHFSGYIPSSLGNLTQLTTLSLASNQLTGPIPSSLGNLTQLTELDLSGNDFDGHIPSSIGDLNQLITLSLPMNQLTGSIPSSLGNLSKLTALDLSSNNLHSSIPESISNLTNLEYLYLDKLSLSGKVNFQMFQKFQNLLVLYLSGNKLELLFEETRFLNATATFPNLMTLGLGSCNITEFPSFLRYQENLRWLDLAENGMHGQVPKWMWNVSTESLTVMNISHNFLSGFDQPPVVLSWSGLQLLDLSSNMIQESPLIPSPSIE, encoded by the exons ATGATCAAAACATCAATTATGGGGCTATCACTGAGCTTGTGGACTAGTCTCATGCTTTCGAAACGAGTAATTCTCTTCATGTTTCATATCTTGGTTATTGCCAACTCTTTACACTCTCTGCAGCAGCCATCATCTTCCTGCCATGACGACGAGAGCTTCGCCTTGCTCCAGTTTAAGCAAAGCTTTGTCATCAATGAATCTGCTTCTGTTGGTGAGGGTGCTTATCCAAAGGTTTTGTCATGGAAACCAGCTGCTGCTAAAGGATGCTGCTCATGGGACGGGGTCGAGTGTGATGAGAAGACAGGTCATGTGATTGGACTTGATCTTAGTAGTAGCTGTCTCTCCGGCTCTATCAGCTCCAACAACACCCTCTTCCACCTTGTTTATCTTCAGAGCCTGAATCTTGCCGACAATGACTTcaatcaatctaaaattcctaCTACCATCAGGAATTTTCCAATGCTCCGTTATCTTAACCTCTCCGGCAGTTTCTTTTCTGGTCAAATCCCATCTGAAATTTCTCATTTGCCCAAATTGTTGTCCCTGGATCTATCCTTCAATAGTTATAGGAGTAACGGTGAAAGATCACTGAAGCTAAACCAGTCTGATCTAAGAAGGCTAGTTCAAAACTCAACTAGTCTAGAAAAGCTTCATCTCAGCTCTGTCATCATTTCTGCACCACTACCCGATTCCTTGGCAAATTTATCATTTTTGACATCTCTCCTCCTAGAGTATTGTCAGCTGCTAGGCGAATTCCCGGTAATCCTTTTTAAATTACAGAGTTTAAAATTTCTTAATATAGAATCAAATCCAGATCTCACAGGTTTTTTGCCGCCATTTGAACAAACAAGTCCTCTCATGTCATTGAGAGTTTCTAGAACAAGGTTTTCAGGATACTTCCCTTTTTCAATTGAAAAGCTTGATTCACTGAATGAGTTTGTTGCTAGTCGATGCAATTTTTCAGGTTTGCTTCCATCTTCACTCGGTAATCTTAGGCGGCTAGTTTATTTAGACCTTTCAAATAACACACTTACTGGCTCAATCCCTGCTTCTTTGGCAACCCTTACCCAACTGTCATATCTGTTACTTGATAATAATCATTTCAGTGGTTACATCCCGTCTTCTCTTGGAAATCTAACCCAGCTCACAACACTTTCGCTTGCATCAAATCAATTAACTGGTCCAATCCCATCTTCTCTAGGAAACCTCACCCAGCTCACTGAGTTAGACCTTTCTGGTAATGATTTCGATGGTCATATCCCGTCTTCCATCGGAGATCTCAACCAGCTCATAACACTTTCACTTCCGATGAATCAATTAACTGGGTCAATCCCATCTTCTCTAGGCAATCTTAGCAAACTAACTGCTCTAGATCTTTCTTCAAATAATTTGCACAGTTCCATTCCCGAGTCCATATCCAATCTCACGAATCTCGAGTATCTTTATCTAGATAAATTAAGTTTGAGCGGCAAAGTAAATTTCCAAATGTTTCAAAAGTTCCAAAATCTCCTCGTACTGTATTTATCTGGAAATAAATTGGAATTATTGTTCGAAGAGACAAGGTTTCTGAATGCAACAGCAACTTTTCCAAACCTAATGACTCTAGGATTGGGTTCTTGCAACATAACAGAGTTCCCAAGTTTCCTAAGATACCAAGAAAATTTGAGGTGGCTGGATCTTGCTGAGAATGGAATGCATGGTCAAGTACCGAAATGGATGTGGAACGTAAGCACAGAAAGTTTGACAGTCATGAACATTTCTCATAACTTCCTTTCCGGCTTTGACCAACCTCCAGTTGTTCTTTCGTGGAGCGGCCTACAACTCTTGGATCTCTCGTCCAACATGATTCAGGAATCACCACTGATACCTTCACCATCCATTGA ATAA
- the LOC133737171 gene encoding uncharacterized protein LOC133737171: MANPHAPPPRPLYKQNSWSPDILREETWQRQKSNWGTRSLNRSKSVSDDDLEELKACIELGFGFDSPEIDPKLCRTLPALESYHALNKQRFGKSVSTGGDDAEVVKMRLKQWAQLVACAVRESSSSGR; encoded by the exons ATGGCAAACCCTCACGCACCACCGCCTCGACCTCTCTACAAGCAGAACTCCTGGTCGCCGGACATACTCCGTGAGGAGACATGGCAGCGTCAGAAGAGCAATTGGGGTACGCGGAGTCTCAACCGCAGCAAAAGCGTTTCAGACGATGACTTGGAGGAACTAAAAGCCTGCATTGAGCTGGGGTTCGGGTTTGATTCGCCAGAAATCGACCCCAAACTCTGCCGCACCTTACCTGCATTGGAGTCTTACCATGCTTTAAACAAGCAGCGGTTTGGTAAAAGCGTATCAACAG GAGGGGATGATGCGGAGGTGGTGAAGATGAGGTTAAAGCAGTGGGCGCAATTGGTTGCCTGTGCGGTTCGGGAATCATCTTCTTCCGGGAGATAA